A DNA window from Daucus carota subsp. sativus chromosome 3, DH1 v3.0, whole genome shotgun sequence contains the following coding sequences:
- the LOC108213301 gene encoding growth-regulating factor 1-like isoform X1: MMMMSPNASGARNNTRFPFTPTQWQELEHQALIFKYMASGNPIPHELLSTIKTSSWDPLSNLLHLHPPQQIGWNHYHMGYGRKIDPEPGRCRRTDGKKWRCSKEAYPDSKYCERHMHRGRNRSRKPVETNLTSSTTSSMNDISLSLPKTGVPISSNTRKSPQNLSPSPYSVFQAKASHQFGPSLSSQNGVTTLNSTPFLYPHSRPSERNYSSYVHGIKEEAGEHPNFLSSSSSGTMRSMSGSSLGESSWLLDQPLAMNKQRTCSALQNGYPFTQPSSREKQDLGWGEMMKMGREEEPQKVMHHFFDEGPRNKDSWEETQLSISMPRSSHEDFFRAHNEK; the protein is encoded by the exons atgatgatgatgagtccTAATgcctctggtgcaagaaacaacactAGATTCCCTTTCACACCAACTCAATGGCAAGAACTTGAGCACCAAGCTCTTATCTTCAAGTACATGGCTTCTGGTAATCCCATCCCTCATGAGCTCCTCTCCACTATCAAAACCTCCTCTTGGGACCCCTTGTCCAACCTCCTCCACCTCCACCCACCTCAACAAA TTGGATGGAACCATTACCATATGGGATATGGGAGAAAAATAGATCCAGAGCCAGGGAGGTGCAGAAGGACTGATGGAAAAAAATGGAGGTGCTCAAAAGAAGCTTATCCAGATTCTAAGTACTGTGAAAGACACATGCATAGAGGCAGGAACCGTTCAAGAAAGCCAGTGGAAACTAACTTAACATCATCAACAACATCTAGTATGAATGATATAAGTCTTTCTTTGCCAAAAACAGGGGTGCCCATCTCATCAAACACTAGAAAAAGCCCACAAAACCTCTCCCCTAGCCCTTATAGTGTTTTTCAAGCCAAGGCATCTCATCAGTTTGGTCCTTCACTATCCTCTCAGAATGGTGTTACCACACTTAATAGCACTCCCTTCCTTTATCCACATTCTAGACCTTCAGAAAGAAATTACAG CAGTTATGTTCATGGCATTAAAGAGGAGGCTGGTGAGCATCCCAATTTTTTGTCTTCAAGTTCTAGTGGGACTATGAGAAGCATGTCTGGTTCTTCATTGGGTGAATCTTCTTGGCTGTTAGATCAGCCACTAGCAATGAACAAACAAAGGACTTGCTCTGCTTTACAAAATGGATACCCTTTTACTCAACCTAGCTCAAGGGAAAAACAAGATTTAGGGTGGGGAGAGATGATGAAAATGGGAAGAGAAGAAGAACCTCAGAAAGTAATGCACCATTTCTTTGATGAAGGGCCAAGAAACAAGGACTCATGGGAAGAAACTCAGCTCTCAATATCAATGCCTAGATCTTCACATGAAGACTTTTTCAGGGCTCATAATG AAAAGTGA
- the LOC108211430 gene encoding protein ELF4-LIKE 4 has product MEGDTFSGLGNGNQLDGKVMQTFQKSFAQVQNILDQNRILINEINQNHESKVPDNLSRNVGLIRELNNNIRRVVDLYSDLSNNFSKSMEASSEGESSGALKSDGKAGHKRIRPG; this is encoded by the coding sequence ATGGAGGGGGATACATTTTCGGGTCTCGGTAATGGAAACCAGTTAGATGGGAAGGTGATGCAAACATTTCAGAAGAGCTTTGCTCAAGTTCAAAATATTTTGGATCAGAATAGGATTTTAATCAATGAGATAAATCAGAATCACGAGTCCAAGGTCCCTGACAATTTGAGCAGGAACGTGGGATTGATAAGAGAATTGAACAATAACATAAGGAGGGTTGTTGATCTCTATTCAGATCTTTCGAATAATTTTAGCAAATCCATGGAAGCTTCCTCTGAAGGAGAATCCAGTGGTGCTTTGAAGTCGGATGGGAAAGCTGGTCACAAGAGAATTAGGCCGGGTTAG
- the LOC108213301 gene encoding growth-regulating factor 1-like isoform X2: protein MMMMSPNASGARNNTRFPFTPTQWQELEHQALIFKYMASGNPIPHELLSTIKTSSWDPLSNLLHLHPPQQIGWNHYHMGYGRKIDPEPGRCRRTDGKKWRCSKEAYPDSKYCERHMHRGRNRSRKPVETNLTSSTTSSMNDISLSLPKTGVPISSNTRKSPQNLSPSPYSVFQAKASHQFGPSLSSQNGVTTLNSTPFLYPHSRPSERNYSYVHGIKEEAGEHPNFLSSSSSGTMRSMSGSSLGESSWLLDQPLAMNKQRTCSALQNGYPFTQPSSREKQDLGWGEMMKMGREEEPQKVMHHFFDEGPRNKDSWEETQLSISMPRSSHEDFFRAHNEK from the exons atgatgatgatgagtccTAATgcctctggtgcaagaaacaacactAGATTCCCTTTCACACCAACTCAATGGCAAGAACTTGAGCACCAAGCTCTTATCTTCAAGTACATGGCTTCTGGTAATCCCATCCCTCATGAGCTCCTCTCCACTATCAAAACCTCCTCTTGGGACCCCTTGTCCAACCTCCTCCACCTCCACCCACCTCAACAAA TTGGATGGAACCATTACCATATGGGATATGGGAGAAAAATAGATCCAGAGCCAGGGAGGTGCAGAAGGACTGATGGAAAAAAATGGAGGTGCTCAAAAGAAGCTTATCCAGATTCTAAGTACTGTGAAAGACACATGCATAGAGGCAGGAACCGTTCAAGAAAGCCAGTGGAAACTAACTTAACATCATCAACAACATCTAGTATGAATGATATAAGTCTTTCTTTGCCAAAAACAGGGGTGCCCATCTCATCAAACACTAGAAAAAGCCCACAAAACCTCTCCCCTAGCCCTTATAGTGTTTTTCAAGCCAAGGCATCTCATCAGTTTGGTCCTTCACTATCCTCTCAGAATGGTGTTACCACACTTAATAGCACTCCCTTCCTTTATCCACATTCTAGACCTTCAGAAAGAAATTACAG TTATGTTCATGGCATTAAAGAGGAGGCTGGTGAGCATCCCAATTTTTTGTCTTCAAGTTCTAGTGGGACTATGAGAAGCATGTCTGGTTCTTCATTGGGTGAATCTTCTTGGCTGTTAGATCAGCCACTAGCAATGAACAAACAAAGGACTTGCTCTGCTTTACAAAATGGATACCCTTTTACTCAACCTAGCTCAAGGGAAAAACAAGATTTAGGGTGGGGAGAGATGATGAAAATGGGAAGAGAAGAAGAACCTCAGAAAGTAATGCACCATTTCTTTGATGAAGGGCCAAGAAACAAGGACTCATGGGAAGAAACTCAGCTCTCAATATCAATGCCTAGATCTTCACATGAAGACTTTTTCAGGGCTCATAATG AAAAGTGA